One window of the Nicotiana tabacum cultivar K326 chromosome 4, ASM71507v2, whole genome shotgun sequence genome contains the following:
- the LOC107795501 gene encoding alpha-soluble NSF attachment protein, whose amino-acid sequence MGDQIARGEDFEKKAEKKLSGWGLFGSKHEDAADLFDKAGNCFKLAKSWDQAGAVYVKLANCHLKLDSKHEAANAYADAAHCYKKSNTKEAISCLEQAVNMFLDIGRLNMSARYYKEIAELYEQEQNLEQAISYYEKAADLFQSEDVTTTANQCKQKVAQFSAQIEKYPRAIEIFEEIARHSVNNNLLKYGVRGHLLNAGICQLCKGDVVAINNALERYQELDPTFSGTRECKLLVDLAAAIDEEDVAKFTDAVKEYDSMTQLDAWRTTLLLRVKETLKAKELEEDDLT is encoded by the exons ATGGGGGATCAAATCGCAAGAGGTGAAGATTTCGAGAAGAAGGCAGAGAAGAAGCTGAGCGGATGGGGCCTTTTTGGCTCCAAACACGAAGACGCCGCTGATCTCTTCGATAAAGCTGGCAATTGCTTCAAACTCGCCAAATCAT GGGATCAAGCCGGAGCAGTATATGTTAAATTGGCTAATTGTCATCTTAAG TTGGATAGCAAACATGAGGCTGCTAATGCTTATGCTGATGCTGCTCATTGCTACAAGAAGTCAAACACTAAAG AGGCAATATCGTGTTTAGAGCAGGCAGTGAACATGTTTCTGGACATTGGGAGGCTAAATATGTCTGCAAGATATTACAAG GAAATTGCTGAATTATATGAGCAAGAGCAAAACTTGGAGCAGGCCATTAGTTACTACGAGAAGGCAGCTGATCTTTTCCAGAGTGAAGATGTGACAACAACTGCAAATCAGTGCAAGCAGAAAGTTGCACAATTCTCTGCTCAAATAGAAAA ATATCCGAGAGCAATTGAGATCTTTGAGGAGATTGCACGTCACTCAGTCAATAACAACTTGTTGAAGTATGGAGTTAGAGGGCATCTTCTTAATGCTGGCATTTGCCAACTTTGTAAAGGTGATGTTGTTGCAATCAACAATGCATTGGAGCGATATCAG GAGCTGGATCCAACATTTTCAGGGACACGCGAATGCAAATTGCTAGTG GATTTGGCAGCTGCAATTGATGAGGAAGATGTTGCAAAGTTCACTGATGCTGTCAAAGAGTATGATAGCATGACACAACTG GATGCTTGGAGGACAACACTTCTTCTAAGAGTGAAGGAAACATTGAAGGCTAAGGAGCTCGAGGAAGATGATCTTACTTAA